A stretch of DNA from Lotus japonicus ecotype B-129 chromosome 4, LjGifu_v1.2:
GGAGTTTCGATCTCTGTAGTGATGTAGTGCGGTTGGTAGTTATAGTTCTCCAATGGCTGGTGATTAATTGGACATTATCTCCATGATACTTAATGACTGAATAATGCTGGAATTATGTGTAAAACGCTAAGGTTTgaggagaaaaaaaatgagaagatGAAAAATAGGGTGAGGAGTGGGATAGAATGACTTTGATTTTCTCTTCTTGTTCCGTTTAGAAGGTGGAAAATCTCTTTCAACTCATTTCATGCTCCAGGAGTtggaataattaaaattttcggGAGAACCGTCCTAAACTTCTTCTGTATCAAGTTTGAAATTCTATTCTTTCCGAGTTTTTTATTATCTCAGGCAAGCACATCCTTGAGCATGAGAGCCAGTTGAAACACAAGATCATATGTTTGTTTGATTTCTAATATTTATTTTGGAACAATACAAGACCTATTTAAGGTCTTTGCATCTGACTGCTGTGACTGGATATACAATAAGATTGCAGGTTGTAATGTCACCATCCAAAAACTTCCTCTAAAAAACTAAATAACATAGTAGGAAAAATATAACATTAAGTTGAGAGGTTGTACTTGTACTCATGAGCAATTTGAAACTCTCCTCACAAATTGATTGTTCCATAGTGCATTTAGTGTCCTGACCTTGATATTCTTATTAGGCTGATGCTATTGTACAAAGGCTCCTTGCTGAAGGTCCATTGGAGGAAGATGCTTCTGCAACACTGTTAATTACTGCTGACACTGTATGTACTGTTCTTGTTGTCTTTCACTATTTTTTTGCTTATAAGAAATGTCTGCTAACTTATATGCATATGCATAAAGCAGAAAAACATGACTTTAATTTTCCTTTTACAGATAATATCTATGTTACTCTATCTCTATTCTAGTTTCTGCCAAGGCCTTACTGACTCAATAGCCCATCCCAGTTTACATTCTAGTTTCTGTCTAAAATCatataaattaatttcattttgatAAAATAAGTATGTTAGCAGAAAGAAAACAGAGAACGCAGATCTTGGACAAAAATAAGGAATCCTCTAAAGCAGAAGCTTGTTACAAGATGTAACTTCCTACATGAAAAAGATTAGTTATATGGAGAAAGATAGTAAAAATTAAAGCAGATAAACCTGCAGAAAGTATTCATAAAACTTAGTTGTGTACTTGTGTATCAGGTGTATTAACCATCTCCAATGCAAAttccattttgttacaattcagGCTAAATATTTGGCTTAGGCACTGTGCTGTGTAGGATTTGGTCGTCCACAGTTTCTTTTTGAACTGTAAaattgacatccatttgattgattttataaaacgagaagtttatattttaaaatcaaactTCATTAATTTTTATGATCAGATCTTTAATTGCACACCCCGCATTTCATTCTGAAACTGTCGGGGTTAACCTGTGCTGTCTATTTAAACTTTTTTGCATAATATCCCCACATCTTACATTCTATATACTTTTGCGTAAACTTCTATTTACAGTCTAAATCCTATATGGTCACCTTTTActgattttcttttggtttaAGTCGAAACTTTTGTACGACTGTTGCTAATAATGTTTTGTAGGTTGTGGTGTACAGAGGAATAATCAGAGAAAAACCAACTAGTGAAGAAGAAGCACGAGAATTCGTCAAAGGTTAGCATAATGAATTTTGGCCCCCTGCTTTTGTTGTTGGGAATTATAGGCAGATATATCGGCCGTATTCAGGAATTTGAGTTATTTGCAGGATACTCTGGTAGTCATGCAGCTGTGGTAGGGTCTGTTGTGGTAACTAACCTCACAACTGGAAAACGTTGTGGGGGATGGGAAAGTGCAGAGGTACAGGTTGCTGGTGCTTGAGCTAATCCATAAGCTAGGTTCTTCTGTGTCAATAAAAATCGAATTGTTTTATGCCATTTGGGTCTTTAGGTTCATAAGCTAGGTTCTTCCTAGTGCATTTCAACATAAAGATTAGATGCTGGAAATGGATTTTCAATGTTACTTATTTGTTGACTGTGCTAAGTATTAAAAGGATTCATTGTAGGGAAAgaaattttcttcttcacctgAAAAAGAGAGACACCTGTTCTTCCATCCCTCTTCCCCTATCTCCATCAAGCTCAAATTTTTTAGCTACCAACCAGGCCTTATTGTTTTACTGATACATTTTATTCATGAACTCAGTATGTCTCTTGACTTGACAGGTTACTAACATTTGTCACTAAATGACAGGTTTATTTCCTTGAAATACCAGACGAGGTCATTGATAATCTGGTAATTTTTTTAGAAGTACACTTTTCACCCTTGCACTGAGCTAAGTATGAAGGTGAAAAGAGTACTTTAACCAGTTCTCAAAACATATGATCTTTTGAAATTCTTTCAGGAAATTCTTGTCAACCTGAATACTATGAGTTTTCTTATTTGATGGGAGCTTCTCAGATTGAAGAGGGAGTTACATTCAATGTTGCTGGGGGTTTGATGCTGGAACACCCCTTGACCTTACCCTTTGTGGACGCAGTGGTAAGTTATCTTGCTTTCTCAAGAAGTTATTCGCAATCGATAGTATAGACCCAAGTGGCATAAATCGATTCATGATGTGCATCACATTCATATGATATATGGATCAATTTCCCTTTCCTTAGAATCAAATTCTAACACCTAAAAACTACTCTCTGAGATGCTTCTCTCCTGAATTGATTTttactttagaatcaattgcagAAAATTTTCCAAACTTGCACTCAATGCCTTTTTCATGGGTCCAAAtgtccaattttgaaattttgtaaTCTCTTTTGCCAGTTCTTGGTTTTTTCCAATATATGGGCAAGAAAATATTTGTAGCTTTAACCTTTTACGCATTTCCCACACATCTATGCAAATGGAGTTATTTTTCGAGAATGTTTGAGTGATATTTTAAGATAAATGTGGATGCATCCCTCTTTTCTCCGTTTCCTTAACAAAATGAGCGATGTGATCCTTGTTACAGGTTGGGTCAGCTGATACTGTGATGGGACTTTCAAAAGCTCTTACAGAGAAACTCCTATTGGAAGCTCTATAGCTGCTGCAGTAGTACAATTTAGTCCGATTGATACCTAGTTTAAGGCAATTTTACTCTGATGTTCCATGTAATACTACAAAATACAAACAAGAACATGAGATGTTGCTGATTTTTGTTTTATCATGAGCTGAAAAAGGCTGTTATGTAATTGTTTCCAAGTTTTGAATGCATGGCATAAAGCTTGTTGCAGATGCCGATGGTGCTGTGTTCAACTGCTaaccaacaaaaataaaagaaaataatagaaTGGTGCCCAAAGAAGACTCTTTTTTTCTCATAATACACGATTATATCCACAGATGGGagctttttcttttcctatttctcAACTTCATCTGCACGGAAAATATATCAAACTTGGTTTTCTTTTTGGGAGAGTGTGATGACAATGAATTTGAACACATGATCTTGCGCAAACAAATCCCTCATACAAATTTCGATCCCTTACAAGACTACAAGCttgaattgaaaagaaaaagagagagataagaatCCCATCCGGAACATCTCATTGATGCAGCAGACAATGTCCTCAATGACAGCATATTAGGTTAAGGATGCTTTTCTAAGTTGAACCATTTCATGACTACTGGCGTAAGAATCTTTAGTCAAGCATGTAGATTCTAGAGGCTATGTCTTGGACCAACCAATCAAATCCCTCAAGAAGACCCTCACCAGTGTATGCACTACAGCCAATTATATTCCAGTGCCGAGATTTATCCATAGCTTCCAAGTTCAGCACCTGCACAGTCACAGATTAGAAAATCTAAAACTTACAAGAaacaattatatattaattatatctAACAATTAGCTCCCTTGTTTTctaaaagcaagtaaaattcaaattttgcaATACTTATCAATTTATGGTTATGGAGTACTTCGAACAAATTTGAAGCCAAAACTACTGAGATCAGTTCAAAGCTGCTGAAACATTACTGTGAGAATATGCTTGGGGTGCTTCTATCAAGTTATGTTTGAATTGATGGAATGGAGAAGAATGGGATCGTAACAGATTCCattgtttgaattttttaaaacagAATGAAATTGAGTAGAACATGATGGAATGCATTCCAACCCATTCCATCCAATATGGGGGGGGGGGATGAGATAAAACAAGTACTTTTCTCCATTCCATTAAAAAGACCAGTCAATGAAAGTGTAatattattctattttatttcacTCCACTCCATTCCGTCCTATtttatccaaacatagccttattcAGGGTTCCAGAATTGACAAATGAATGAACTATTTTacttatttgacttaattttgtCAAATGTGTACTACATATTATGACAATTTTTTATCCATGTGGTCAATGCCACCTAGTGAGAAAACACTCTTGTTGCTTCCGTGTATCACCTAACATATCTTTTGAAGCACAGGACTAACCTTACTCCTTATAAAGTGAAGATCATTAAAATTACAAATTAGTCAGTTCGAATCTACAAGatgaataattttgatttgttaATACATTCAATTCAATGAAGTAGGATCGTCCATGCATGGAACTTACTACCTCTCAATGACCATTGTTTAAATAGAAGATCAGCTCATAATATAATGTTCAGTCAACAAATATTGCAAAAAGTCCTAAACATAATTGGTTTTACACAACATTTAAGATAAATTTAACAACCATGCTCCCTGACTCCATTTCCATAAATACACACCAAGACAAAGTTCAGCGCCCGAAAAGATTATTATGTAAAATTTGTCTCAGAATGGTACTGTAACTACTTATGGTTGGACATTTAAACTCCCTGGTTGAGACTTGATTCCAGCTATTTCTACGAGTAGTTTTGTgagtaattatttaaataagaaaaaaactaCTGCAAGAGATGATTGAGAGGACCAGAGAGAAAGGCCCATCTCCCTTCCCCAAATAAAAGTAAGCTTACCTTAGCTATCTCATCAGGTGTAAGTGCGCCTCTAATGTCCTGTTTATTTGCTAGTATCAGTAAGGAAGATCCTGATAGCCTCTGTCATTTGAAACATAAAACTATTGAGATTTGTAAATACCAGTACTTCACAAGCCCCCAACAATGAAAACAATAATCATTTGAGCATTCCAAATTAGCAACAATGAGAAACACTTATTAGCTTGTTTTGGTAAAACAAAGACAAATATCTTTTTCAAATTGAAgtacttaatttaattttggtaACCATTTAAAAGGAAAGCAGCTGTCTTGCAAAGCATTCACTTTAAGCAATGACTGCGCTTGGATAGAGAGACACAGTGATTTATGCCAATCGATTGATCAAACATATTGGACATGAATTAATAAGTGGTAGAAAAAATGACTGAATATTTTCAGTTAAGTATAACATGTAAGCAGTTTGTTAGGTGAATAAGCAAAAACCATTTTGTATTGAACAAACCTCTTCCTTTAGAAGGTTATCTAGCTCCATTTTGCAGTCATCCAACCTTCTGAGATCAGAGCTGTCAACTACCCAAACCAAACCATCTGTTTGCTCAAAGTAGTTCCTCCAGTAAGATCGTATTGTTTTCTGGCCCCCAACATCCCATATATTCAGAGTGTAACTGTCATTGTCAATGTGGATAAAAATGCCTTAACATTCTAGAGTAAAGTAAATCGCACTGAGATACTAAGCAAAAATAAAGGCTAACAACATTCTTTGAAGGAATTACAAGCAAAAGCTTCCACAGATATTCAAGAAACAAACCAATTATACTCcaaattaagaagtaaaagaTCACATGCTTTCCCCTTAAACAAATTGTAGAAATCATCATGTTTAATTAGAGAGTGAATTTGTCAAAAATGCCTCCTGAAAGTGTTGGGCACTAGCAAGTTCAACCATGGACTTAGAAATACCCCGCGCGCCCGTGGTCCTTAATTGTGCAAAAtgtcggtcaagttagtcctaGTAGTCATATGAAACGTATTTTAAACAATCAGGGACCGCGGGGTATTTCATTCTTTTAGGGACATACTTGCCGGCGCCCAACACTTCCAACAACCAATTTCACCATGCACTTTTAATTAAAACTCAAGAgctaataaaatatattacatgATACAGAATAAGTGATTTTGTGCAGAGAGGGAAAGATTGATTACGTTTGGTAGGAGATGGTTTTGATGTTGAAGCCAAGGGTGGGACTGATGACACTAGTGTCCTCCCCGTTAATCTTCAAAACGATAGTGGTTTTGCCAGAATTATCCAATCCACTACACAAGAGGTGATTTTGAATgttactactactactactgtactgaaataatgaaattaaattaatctAGAGAGAAATTGAAGGGAAGAGAGCAGTAGAAGTAACAAGCAGTGCTTACACCATAAGAATTCGCATttccttttctttccttttgaTTTTCCGAATGATGCTAAGAAGACCCATTCTTAGATCGCCGGGTGAACGATGCTGGCCTCTGGTGGCGGAGAATGGcgcggtggcggcggtgcttgGACGACGGAGATGAATTAGGACGGTGGAGAAGATGGGTCTGGTGGCTGGGCCCTTTGTTTGGCACAATTAGAAAAGAATCaaatagagtaaaatacactcacccccctcaaggtttgcgagaatgacactccaccccattgttttttaaaatctacactccaccccattttttataaaggcaaaatttagtgacgaaaacaaattcgtcactaataaaaaataattactaattagttaaaatttaaataaattaaatgcatatacactatcatacatcaatttatgaaaataattttactgaattaaatttaaaaaaaccatccactctgcctgttaagtccacgtctcatctatctccaaatcgtacttctcaccacaaacggtcaccaccaaacctttgctccctttaacatgacgacaaccatcccagaatgtgaaaccccatggcaccaccatgcctcaaagttttgttgcgacctgaaccccagaacgtgaatcgcacatccccaaagccacttgttcaactacttgttgtgaacttcacccctttaagttgtgagcgaacactttgttggtttaagatgttgttggattttgttaaaaacggtgctccaccgcatcgttgggttctaataaccttcgatccacttcatatttcttaattttgtttctctattttcttcaccacccatttgtgttgctttttggaaCGGGAGGCAGCAGTGGGGAATTTTCTGCAATGGGCGAAAGCCTGACGGAACAATGTCGCGTGGAGGTAGAGGGCCTACGGGTCGTCAACTTCTTTTCCAGGAGAAGAAGCAATGACGGTATCCGGGGAATAAGCATCAGCTAACTCTGTGCCAGCAGCCGCGGTAAGACAGAGGATGCAAGCGTTATCCGGatacaatccaattttaaaaattggaggtataaatagattattttgattaaaattgaattattaccaaatatgaaaacacaagcatgtttcactatgttcgagatatggtttgtcaaccggtcttgtgtgctattgcagaatttgcattgtgaatttacggaggaagaacgcgattgagagaatgaggaggactgtgatgttttcatttttatatttattggattatattaaaaatattttttgaaattattgattaaaaatttaaataataactaattattaatgaagaatatttttcgtcactaaatttgcctctatataaaatggggtggggtgtagattttagataagaatggggtggagtgttattctaacaaaacttgatatatacacaccaaaaaacacttcatttccacctatttttatttctatctctctcatcttttcatctatcacatctcatattttctctctcttactttttattttcttcctatctctctcctcattagGGATGACAATGAGTCTTGGACCCATTGGGTACCCGCTTAAATTACCCACAATgagtagggtaaaaacccgcaaGACGGGTATgaggttgggtatgggtaaCTACCCGCAAAATTTAGTGAGTACgagtgcgggtatgggtactatagtactcaacccgccccatacccgcacacactttattaattatttttattatatgtaTACACACTTGaaagtatatatatcaacaaacTTAGTTAAAGTTTCAAACTTTCTAACttactgtaacaaaaaaaaaactttcta
This window harbors:
- the LOC130711648 gene encoding uncharacterized protein LOC130711648 isoform X1 encodes the protein MLFVASCCLGSSFQTKSLKNTHSQQPHNQRIEMATKNPSFKIILGSSSKARREILADMGYEFTIMTADIDEKSIRREKPEDLVMVLAEAKADAIVQRLLAEGPLEEDASATLLITADTVVVYRGIIREKPTSEEEAREFVKGYSGSHAAVVGSVVVTNLTTGKRCGGWESAEVYFLEIPDEVIDNLIEEGVTFNVAGGLMLEHPLTLPFVDAVVGSADTVMGLSKALTEKLLLEAL
- the LOC130711649 gene encoding ADP-ribosylation factor-like protein 2, which produces MGLLSIIRKIKRKEKEMRILMVGLDNSGKTTIVLKINGEDTSVISPTLGFNIKTISYQTYTLNIWDVGGQKTIRSYWRNYFEQTDGLVWVVDSSDLRRLDDCKMELDNLLKEERLSGSSLLILANKQDIRGALTPDEIAKVLNLEAMDKSRHWNIIGCSAYTGEGLLEGFDWLVQDIASRIYMLD